In Prunus dulcis chromosome 1, ALMONDv2, whole genome shotgun sequence, the following are encoded in one genomic region:
- the LOC117614219 gene encoding FCS-Like Zinc finger 8, with product MADNNSLPSPADKYTKPTSSFFTSPRLFTSFTSKGYSETDAVMSPTSILETKPFFGLRNPFWSESNTPRTPEPETKRPWDKLDPKGIGLAIVDALNDDGSNPKPSKPESRMVIFGSQLKIQIPHLQPSVLSPSDSPKSAADFSIRTKNSQLGSFSSVSSESPAKNSPFKSANSGLETMNSARVFTSCLSVSEMELSEDYTCVISHGPNPKTTHIFDNCIVESSEGVPEFSPGGKVNGSSYLSESFLSFCDNCKNHLGPGKDIFMYRGEKAFCSRECRYQEMLLEEEGVDKL from the exons ATGGCAGACAATAACTCTTTACCCTCCCCGGCAGACAAATACACAAAACCCACTTCGTCTTTCTTCACTTCTCCGAGATTGTTCACTAGTTTCACCTCAAAAGGTTACTCTGAAACCGACGCTGTAATGAGCCCAACTTCCATACTCGAAACCAAGCCATTCTTTGGTCTAAGAAACCCCTTCTGGTCTGAATCAAACACCCCAAGAACCCCAGAACCTGAAACCAAACGCCCATGGGACAAATTGGACCCCAAAGGGATTGGCCTTGCCATTGTTGATGCTCTCAATGATGATGGCTCTAATccaaaaccatcaaaaccCGAAAGCCGGATGGTTATTTTTGGGTCACAGCTTAAGATTCAAATCCCTCATCTGCAGCCTTCTGTTCTCTCACCTTCTGATTCACCAAAATCTGCAGCTGATTTCAGCATCAGGACCAAGAATTCTCAATTGGGTTCTTTCTCCTCTGTCTCGTCTGAGTCCCCAGCTAAGAATTCCCCATTTAAATCTGCGAATTCAGGCCTTGAGACCATGAATTCGGCTCGGGTTTTCACAAGCTGTCTCTCTGTTAGTGAAATGGAGCTCTCTGAAGATTATACTTGTGTGATTTCCCAtggtccaaacccaaaaaccacTCATATCTTTGACAATTGCATTGTGGAGAGCTCTGAGGGTGTCCCTGAATTTTCTCCAGGCGGGAAGGTAAATGGTTCAAGCTATCTGTCTGAGAGTTTCCTCAGCTTCTGTGACAATTGCAAGAATCATCTTGGGCcgggcaaagatattttcatGTACAG GGGTGAGAAGGCATTCTGCAGCCGTGAATGTCGTTACCAGGAGATGTTGTTGGAGGAGGAGGGAGTGGATAAACTGTGA
- the LOC117614523 gene encoding uncharacterized protein LOC117614523 — MSSNKPSHSPKPRSTQAAMKTVLSSSSTTTTTTSSSVKSSTTTAAMEDDRSENRDSCYYPGCRKDANCKCDMCLASINATLDLMPFSSQKSTLTKFSASRPKTNRSVELTPISFDASVLSTPRSNSSQIPVSPGRKSSARFEVKEKIKKKERNWGFGCDFWRMILGLSLVYFAVCGVSNLVSGALKPVLSPEMVRNVGEKSWVVDDLNGRLRFLQKEVQGLVQGKVSNCSYSNSIWEISQDGLLLSSHCTLYKSAIEEVSVWGWPLQTAGLLTSGFSSRSFTILSGRVTEWSDGKLGYVIRKANTSWVQKNWGASAVQLDPNTWILEYRWSSTFDSQRLVSAAIAFLKNRMSRMLGSMKQKFWLCSTFGNNQYLQTAAGYNIKIPT, encoded by the exons ATGTCGTCTAATAAACCGAGTCACTCTCCTAAACCCCGAAGCACCCAAGCAGCCATGAAAACCGTCCTCTCATCTTCGTCAACCACGACGACCACAACATCATCCTCGGTAAAATCGAGCACCACCACCGCCGCCATGGAAGACGACCGATCTGAAAATCGTGACAGCTGCTACTACCCAGGATGCAGAAAAGACGCCAACTGCAAGTGtgatatgtgcttggccaGCATCAATGCCACTCTTGATCTCATGCCTTTTAGCTCCCAGAAAAGCACACTCACCAAGTTCTCAGCTTCAAGGCCCAAGACCAACCGCAGTGTTGAACTCACTCCCATCTCTTTTGATGCTTCGGTTTTGTCCACACCCAGATCAAACTCTTCTCAGATTCCGGTGTCCCCGGGTCGTAAATCGTCTGCAAGATTCGAAGTgaaggaaaagattaagaagaaggagagaaattggggttttgggtgtgATTTTTGGAGAATGATTTTGGGTTTAAGCTTGGTTTATTTTGCTGTGTGTGGAGTTTCTAATCTGGTCTCTGGGGCTTTGAAACCTGTTCTATCACCTGAGATGGTGAGAAATGTTGGTGAAAAATCTTGGGTTGTGGATGATTTGAATGGGAGGCTGAGGTTCTTGCAGAAAGAGGTGCAGGGTCTTGTTCAAGGAAAGGTTTCAAATTGCAGCTATTCTAATTCTATATGGGAAATTAGTCAG GATGGTTTGCTTCTGAGCTCACATTGCACATTATATAAATCTGCAATTGAGGAGGTGAGCGTATGGGGATGGCCTTTGCAGACCGCAGGGTTGCTCACAAGTGGATTTTCTTCCCGGTCTTTCACAATCTTATCCGGCAGAGTCACAGAG TGGTCGGATGGAAAGCTTGGCTATGTGATTCGAAAGGCAAACACCTCCTGGGTGCAGAAAAATTGGGGTGCCTCAGCTGTGCAATTAGATCCGAATACATGGATTCTTGAGTACCGGTGGAGCTCAACATTTGATAGCCAAAGATTGGTTTCCGCTGCAATAGCCTTTTTGAAGAATAGGATGTCAAGAATGCTTGGAAGTATGAAGCAGAAGTTTTGGCTCTGCTCTACCTTTGGAAACAACCAGTACCTTCAAACTGCTGCAGGATATAACATCAAAATCCCAACCTAA
- the LOC117632627 gene encoding uncharacterized protein LOC117632627, with the protein MKIDIYDESDGSRPRPKENGCSLKPVSPDESGEGLPYAPVNWPNPGDTWRWKVGKRVSGAGHYLDRYLYLPKSLRNAGLTTRKKYGFASKLAVERYIQTAFPGANINEFFASFSWRIPAQKSSLANGTARLKHMPCIPPSEESDSQSDTVCCKAGNKMCNSLLEQSENPPLAVMECDICCTEPKFCRDCCCILCCKTINSSYGGYDYIRCEAMMDESCICGHAAHIDCALRCYMAGTVGGSIGLDSEYYCRRCDARTDLVSHVTRILHTCESLDSLDDIEKILNLGVCILRGSQKTSANELLKRIEVAIAKLKCGTCLEDIWKEEDNISAISMDVSHHGNTALEVTTCQEPIGVRTSSEVMSTSFHYRTESQKLEVEIDQVLQALRKSQESEFRMAEDSLHAQKNYLCNLYQQLEKEKSDLVRCTSPDPDALLSTVLSRVKQIKGEVQKLKDMEEVANGFGKTSRAILKEHFSLEIEE; encoded by the exons ATGAAGATTGATATATATGATGAAAGTGATGGAAGCAGGCCTAGGCCAAAGGAAAATGGTTGTTCTCTTAAGCCAGTTTCACCTGACGAGTCTGGTGAAGGTTTGCCTTATGCTCCTGTGAATTGGCCTAATCCTGGTGATACTTGGCGCTGGAAGGTGGGAAAGAGAGTTTCTGGAGCTGGACACTATCTGGATAGGTATCTCTATCTTCCGAAGAGCCTTCGCAACGCTGGTCTAACAACACGTAAGAAATATGGTTTTGCGAGCAAGCTTGCTGTTGAACGGTATATCCAAACTGCATTTCCTGGTGCAAACATCAATGAATTTTTTGCATCATTCTCCTGGAGGATCCCAGCACAAAAGTCCTCATTGGCAAATG GTACTGCAAGGCTGAAGCATATGCCATGTATTCCGCCTTCCGAGGAATCTGATTCGCAGTCTGACACTGTATGCTGTAAGGCCGGAAATAAGATGTGCAACAGTTTGTTGGAACAATCAGAAAACCCACCTTTGGCAGTCATGGAGTGTGATATTTGCTGCACTGAACCTAAGTTCTGTCGTGATTGCTGTTGTATTCTTTGTTGCAAGACTATAAATTCATCATATGGAGGCTATGATTACATTAGATGTGAAGCAATGATGGATGAGAGTTGTATATGTGGGCATGCTGCTCACATTGATTGTGCTCTGAGATGTTACATGGCTGGCACTGTGGGAGGAAGCATTGGGTTGGATTCTGAATACTATTGCAGGCGCTGTGATGCAAGGACAGATCTGGTTTCACATGTCACGAGGATTTTACATACATGTGAATCGCTTGATTCTCTGGATGACATTGAGAAGATTTTAAATCTCGGTGTCTGCATTTTGCGGGGTTCACAAAAAACCAGTGCAAACGAGTTGCTGAAACGTATTGAAGTGGCCATTGCAAAG CTCAAATGTGGGACTTGTCTTGAAGATATTTGGAAAGAGGAAGACAATATTTCAGCTATTTCTATGG ATGTCTCTCATCATGGAAATACTGCCCTGGAAGTTACAACATGCCAAGAGCCCATAGGTGTCAGAACAAGTTCGGAAGTAATGTCTACATCTTTTCATTATCGAACTGAGTCTCAAAAACTTGAGGTAGAGATTGATCAGGTTCTGCAGGCACTAAGAAAGTCACAGGAGTCTGAATTTAGAATGGCGGAGGATAGCCTTCATGCACAAAAGAACTATCTTTGTAATCTGTATCAGCAACTTGAGAAGGAGAAGTCTGATTTGGTACGGTGCACATCACCTGACCCAGATGCTTTACTGAGTACTGTATTGAGCAGAGTGAAGCAGATTAAGGGGGAAGTACAAAAGCTCAAGGATATGGAAGAAGTGGCCAATGGGTTTGGAAAGACTTCTAGAGCTATCCTGAAGGAACACTTCAGTTTAGAAATTGAGGAATGA
- the LOC117616009 gene encoding folate-biopterin transporter 1, chloroplastic, with the protein MGSAAFCSISILPSANPVLSSTSFAPLPLASRLRRKPCTLVSGASRRTRRRRITRRKRLPDNDMSVAVPISSPPSRLDFDDAPFLGSRISAGERDVLTPNAEGDTSMPSPSKTAPHKNKHRMIKFFGVDLSPDNVAVAMVYFVQGVLGLARLAVSFYLKDDLHLDPAETAVITGLSALPWLIKPVYGFISDSVPLFGYRRRSYLILSGLLGALSWSLMATVVDGKFSVAFCIILGSLSVAFSDVVVDSMVVERARGESQSMSGSLQSLCWGSSAFGGIVSSYFSGSLVDAYGVRFVFGVTALLPLLTSVVAVLVNEQPVIGAAKGTNFALAGPNLLESWKQNFIQLWNAVRHPTVFFPTLFIFLWQATPHSDSAMFYFTTNKLGFTPEFLGRVKLVTSVASLLGVGLYNGFLKTVPLKKTFLVTTIFGSAIGLTQVFLVTGLNRKFGISDEWFAMGDSLVITVLSQASFMPVLVLAARLCPEGVEATLFATLMSISNAGSVLGGLMGAGLTQLLGITKDQYDNLALLIILCNLSSLLPLPLLGLLPGDHLNAKPEESAEDIDIEMKSN; encoded by the exons ATGGGATCAGCGGCCTTTTGTTCAATCTCAATCTTACCCTCGGCAAATCCAGTTTTGTCCTCAACCTCCTTCGCTCCACTCCCTCTCGCCTCTCGGCTCCGCCGGAAACCGTGCACCCTCGTATCCGGGGCCTCCAGAAGAACTCGCCGCCGGCGCATAACTCGTCGGAAGCGTCTTCCCGATAACGACATGTCGGTTGCCGTTCCCATTTCCTCACCCCCTAGCCGGCTCGACTTTGACGACGCGCCGTTCCTCGGTTCCAGGATTA GTGCAGGAGAAAGGGATGTGTTGACACCTAATGCGGAAGGAGATACAAGCATGCCTTCTCCTAGCAAAACAGCTCCTCACAAGAACAAGCATCGAATGATCAAATTCTTCGGGGTCGATTTGTCTCCTGACAATGTGGCTGTTGCCATGGTGTATTTTGTTCAAGGTGTTCTTGGCCTTGCGAGGCTTGCTGtcagtttttatttaaaagacGATTTGCATCTAGACCCTGCTGAG ACAGCTGTGATTACCGGCTTGTCTGCATTACCATGGCTGATTAAACCCGTCTATGGGTTTATTAG TGATTCTGTCCCGCTATTTGGGTACCGAAGAAGGTCATACTTGATTTTGTCAGGGCTTCTTGGTGCACTGTCATGGAGCTTGATGGCAACTGTTGTTGATGGCAAGTTTAGCGTTGCGTTCTGCATAATTCTTGGATCTCTTTCTGTTGCCTTTTCTGATGTG GTTGTAGATTCCATGGTTGTGGAGAGGGCTCGTGGTGAGTCACAAAGTATGTCCGGTTCTCTTCAGTCTTTGTGTTGGGGATCTTCAGCTTTTGGCGGAATTGTGAGTTCCTACTTTAGTGGCTCCTTGGTGGATGCTTATGGTGTAAG ATTTGTTTTTGGTGTCACGGCTTTGCTACCACTGCTGACATCTGTGGTTGCTGTTCTCGTAAATGAGCAGCCTGTGATTGGTGCGGCAAAGGGGACAAATTTTGCTTTGGCTGGTCCTAACTTGCTTGAAAGCTGGAAACAGaattttattcagttatggaATGCTGTTAGGCATCCCACTGTATTTTTTCCCacattgtttattttcttgtggCAGGCAACCCCTCATTCGGACTCTGCCATGTTTTACTTCAC CACAAACAAACTTGGTTTTACACCAGAATTTCTAGGACGTGTCAAGCTTGTTACCTCAGTAGCATCACTGCTTGGGGTTGGATTGTATAATGGATTTTTGAAAACTGTTCCACTGAAGAAGACTTTTCTTGTCACAACCATCTTTGGTTCAGCTATTGGGTTGACTCAG GTTTTCCTTGTGACTGGATTAAACCGTAAATTTGGTATAAGTGATGAGTGGTTTGCAATGGGGGATTCTTTGGTTATTACGGTTCTTAGTCAG GCTTCTTTCATGCCTGTTCTCGTGCTGGCTGCTAGATTATGCCCTGAGGGAGTGGAAGCAACACTTTTTGCAACGCTCATGTCCATTTCAAATGCAGGGAGTGTTCTTGGAGGGCTCATGGGTGCTGGCCTGACCCAGCTCCTTGGCATAACCAAAGACCAATATGATAACTTGGCCTTGTTGATCATCCTGTGCAACCTCAGCTCCTTGTTGCCTTTACCACTCCTTGGCCTCCTTCCGGGAGATCATCTTAATGCCAAGCCAGAGGAGAGTGCAGAAGATATAGATATTGAGATGAAGTCTAATTGA
- the LOC117615715 gene encoding pentatricopeptide repeat-containing protein At4g14820 — protein sequence MVSLPHTTLALPPNPNPNPNANTPTTLLTAISSSKNLRQLKQVHAQILKSNLDRSDDLLFNLLLSSCTLSPSLHYPLSVFNQISKPQTHMCNKLLREFSRRAEPDKALFVYERMRREDVAVDRFSFPPLLKAVSRTSALTEGVEIHGLAWKLGFDSDPFVETALVRMYAACERIMEARLVFDKMSCRDVVAWSIMINGYCQSGLFDTAFYLFEEMKNSNMEPDPDEMILSAILSACGRAGKSTYGKAIHDFIKENDIVVDSHLRSALVTMYAGSGSMDLAQQLFDKTSPKDFVVATAMVSGYSKLGRAEDARLIFNQIVEKDLVCWSAMISGYADSDRPQEALRLFNEMEVSGIRPDQVTMLSVISACGHLGALDQAKWVHLYVGKNGFGRVLSVNNALIDMYAKCGSLERAKEVFEKMRRRNVISWTTMISAFAMHGDASNALNFFNQMKDENVEPNGVTFVGVLYACSHAGLVEEGRKIFELMINEYNITPKHEHYGCMVDLYGRAGLLTEALEVIEAMPFAPNVVIWGSLMAACQIHGEMELGEFAAKQLLEMEPEHDGALVALSNIYAKQRRWEDVGMVRKKMKNSDISKERGYSRIELNNEVHEFLMADRSHKQADQIYQKLDEVVSELKRVGYTPNTCCVLVDLEEEEKKEAILLHSEKLALSYGLISKTKGSSIRIVKNLRICEDCHAFMKLASKVYEREIIVRDRTRFHHYKHGFCSCKDYW from the exons ATGGTAAGCCTTCCCCACACCACTCTAGCTCTCCCCCCGAACCCGAACCCGAACCCAAATGCCAACACACCCACAACCCTCTTAACAGCCATATCCTCCTCCAAGAACCTCAGACAGCTCAAACAAGTCCACGCCCAAATCCTAAAATCCAATCTTGACCGCTCCGACGACCTTCTTTTCAATCTCCTTCTCTCCTCTTGTACCCTCTCGCCGAGCCTCCACTACCCTCTCTCAGTCTTCAACCAAATATCGAAACCCCAAACCCATATGTGCAACAAGCTCCTGCGTGAGTTCTCGCGACGTGCCGAGCCTGATAAGGCGCTTTTTGTTTATGAGAGGATGAGGAGGGAGGATGTGGCTGTGGACAGGTTCAGCTTTCCGCCATTGTTAAAGGCTGTGTCCAGAACTTCGGCTTTAACTGAAGGGGTGGAGATTCATGGGCTCGCCTGGAAGTTGGGTTTTGATTCGGACCCGTTTGTGGAGACGGCGTTGGTTAGAATGTATGCGGCTTGTGAGAGGATTATGGAGGCACGCTTGgtgtttgataaaatgtcTTGCCGAGATGTCGTTGCGTGGAGTATTATGATTAATGG GTACTGTCAGAGCGGCCTTTTTGACACAGCATTTTACCTCTTTGAAGAGATGAAGAACTCTAACATGGAGCCAGACCCAGATGAGATGATTCTTTCTGCCATTCTTTCTGCTTGCGGTCGCGCTGGAAAGTCAACTTACGGGAAAGCAATCCATGACTTCATTAAGGAGAATGATATTGTGGTTGACTCTCATTTACGAAGCGCTCTTGTCACCATGTATGCAGGTAGTGGCTCTATGGATTTGGCTCAGCAATTGTTTGACAAGACATCACCAAAAGATTTCGTAGTTGCAACTGCCATGGTTTCTGGGTATTCAAAACTAGGGCGGGCTGAGGATGCACGTTTAATTTTTAACCAAATTGTTGAGAAGGACCTTGTTTGTTGGAGTGCTATGATATCTGGTTATGCTGACAGTGATCGACCTCAAGAGGCTCTTAGATTGTTCAATGAAATGGAAGTTTCAGGAATAAGACCTGATCAGGTCACCATGTTGAGTGTCATTTCAGCTTGTGGTCATCTGGGTGCACTGGATCAAGCCAAGTGGGTCCATTTATATGTTGGCAAGAATGGATTTGGCAGAGTTTTGTCTGTCAACAATGCCCTCATTGATATGTATGCCAAATGTGGGAGCTTGGAAAGAGCAAAAGAGGTAtttgagaaaatgagaagaagaaacgTAATATCTTGGACCACTATGATTAGCGCCTTTGCCATGCATGGGGATGCTAGTAATGCACTAAACTTCTTCAATCAAATGAAAGATGAGAATGTTGAGCCCAATGGGGTTACATTTGTGGGCGTGCTTTATGCTTGTAGCCATGCAGGGTTAGTTGAGGAGGGCAGAAAAATCTTTGAATTGATGATCAATGAATACAACATCACTCCAAAACATGAGCACTATGGTTGCATGGTTGACCTCTATGGTCGTGCTGGTCTCCTGACAGAAGCTCTTGAGGTTATAGAGGCAATGCCATTTGCACCAAATGTTGTCATCTGGGGATCTTTGATGGCTGCTTGTCAGATTCATGGTGAGATGGAATTGGGAGAATTTGCTGCAAAACAGCTTCTTGAGATGGAACCAGAGCATGATGGAGCCCTTGTGGCCTTATCAAATATTTATGCAAAACAAAGAAGATGGGAAGATGTTGGAATGGtgaggaagaaaatgaaaaatagtgatatCTCTAAGGAGAGGGGATATAGCAGGATAGAGCTAAACAATGAGGTACATGAGTTTTTAATGGCGGATAGAAGTCATAAACAAGCAGATCAGATCTATCAAAAATTAGATGAGGTAGTTAGTGAGCTGAAGCGGGTTGGTTATACTCCAAACACGTGTTGTGTTTTGGTTGATttagaagaggaagaaaagaaggaagccATTCTCTTGCACAGTGAGAAGTTGGCTCTTTCTTATGGTTTGATAAGTAAAACGAAAGGTTCTAGCATTCGCATAGTTAAGAATCTCAGGATCTGTGAAGACTGCCATGCTTTCATGAAGTTGGCTTCAAAAGTctatgagagagagattattGTCAGAGATAGGACTAGGTTTCACCACTACAAACATGGTTTCTGTTCTTGTAAAGACTATTGGTAA
- the LOC117618429 gene encoding uncharacterized protein LOC117618429, whose protein sequence is MILSFHKNNHPIRILIPTQDWPSLFTRASFIFLLILSQSLSFFCTSTTAIEAQAMKVHPMPKKRNITIQYNSSNPLSEAEALLGLTHKKLRRLPHVFSRVLELPFRSDAEVLVEENPDCFRFIAETDNIGDGVRAHTVEIYPGVTKIVVRESGSAELTLDELELDMWRFRLPESTRPELASAVFVDGELIVTVPKAEGIENSDGGNGGGDVWGDGDGNGNGGFRGGMGNRLVLVQ, encoded by the coding sequence atgattctttcttttcataaaAACAACCACCCAATCAGGATTTTGATTCCCACCCAAGATTGGCCTTCCCTTTTCACAAGGGCATCTTTCATATTTCTATTAATCTTGtctcaatctctctctttcttctgcACCTCCACCACAGCCATTGAAGCCCAAGCCATGAAGGTCCACCCGATGCCCAAGAAGCGCAACATCACCATCCAATACAACTCAAGCAACCCACTTTCTGAAGCTGAGGCCCTTCTGGGTCTGACCCACAAGAAGCTCCGCCGCCTGCCTCATGTCTTCAGTCGGGTCCTGGAGCTCCCATTTCGCTCTGACGCCGAAGTTTTGGTCGAGGAGAACCCCGATTGCTTCCGATTTATCGCCGAAACAGATAACATCGGCGACGGCGTGAGGGCCCACACCGTCGAAATCTATCCGGGTGTGACCAAAATCGTGGTTCGGGAAAGTGGGTCGGCGGAATTGACATTGGACGAGCTTGAGCTCGACATGTGGAGGTTTCGGCTGCCCGAGTCGACTCGGCCCGAGTTGGCAAGCGCGGTTTTCGTCGACGGTGAGCTTATCGTGACGGTGCCGAAGGCCGAGGGGATCGAGAATTCGGACGGTGGAAATGGCGGTGGAGATGTTTGGGGTGATGGAGATGGGAATGGGAATGGGGGTTTCAGAGGAGGTATGGGTAACCGCCTTGTGCTTGTACAGTAA
- the LOC117615716 gene encoding uncharacterized protein LOC117615716, which yields MGEALFELEQHFRSKQVKLTPEERTLLLTCKSKAVREFTFGGLAAASVAWTASSKLNKLIRINLSGGAAALFGLWRFSRSLDSCVSHILSQDGSRMQAELATIMVRKYQNDPSRMRLISKQFYSEKVFDDATSDQPTIRWRYRNYFSDNITHGRETNDSDSYSNSQGDSDKGSHGNPNTTSGSDSQHTQNVSDKKWVKFDPKQAPTNSGVDAMVDPLDCVFGSTTSEEILLPSTSSSSPKAHTRNRKRSHRRRRMHHQEDLPHYQQT from the exons ATGGGTGAAGCTCTGTTCGAGCTGGAGCAACATTTCAGGTCCAAACag GTCAAATTGACGCCTGAAGAAAGAACGCTTCTTTTAACTTGTAAGTCCAAGGCTGTCAGGGAGTTTACATTCGGAGGTCTTGCTGCTGCTAGTGTTGCCTGGACAG CATCTTCAAAGCTGAATAAGCTTATTCGAATCAACCTTTCAGGAG GAGCTGCTGCTTTATTTGGACTGTGGAGATTCTCTAGATCCTTAGATTCATGTGTTAGCCATATTCTTTCTCAGGATGGAAGTAGGATGCAGGCGGAGTTAGCAACTAT AATGGTAAGGAAGTACCAGAATGATCCTTCTAGGATGCGGCTTATCTCTAAACAGTTCTACTCCGAGAAAGTTTTTGATGATGCTACCTCAGATCAACCAACAATAAGGTGGCGTTATCGGAATTATTTTAGTGATAACATTACCCATGGTCGAGAAACAAATGACAGCGACTCTTACAGCAACTCTCAAGGTGATTCGGACAAGGGCTCCCATGGTAACCCAAACACTACCTCTGGCAGTGATTCCCAGCACACCCAAAATGTCTCTGACAAAAAATGGGTCAAATTTGATCCCAAACAAGCTCCT ACTAACTCGGGTGTTGATGCAATGGTAGACCCGCTTGATTGTGTTTTTGGTAGTACAACAAGTGAGGAGATTCTTCTTCCGAGTACCTCTAGCAGTTCCCCGAAAGCACACACTCGTAACCGGAAAAGATCTCACCGTAGGCGTCGGATGCACCATCAAGAAGACTTACCACACTACCAACAAACGTAA
- the LOC117614499 gene encoding uncharacterized protein LOC117614499 — translation MEIEQVKCECCGLKEDCTQDYISQVKAKFDGKWLCGLCSEAVRDEVSKGSNKSFGMEEAVRAHMSFCGKFKSNPAVRVADGMRQMLRRRSDMSSSPSSSSPKKYTRSASTSQVGDSSSFSLY, via the coding sequence atggagaTTGAGCAGGTAAAGTGTGAGTGTTGTGGACTCAAAGAGGATTGCACACAAGACTACATCAGTCAAGTGAAGGCCAAATTTGATGGGAAATGGTTATGTGGGTTGTGCTCAGAAGCAGTTAGAGATGAGGTTAGCAAAGGCAGCAACAAGTCATTTGGTATGGAAGAAGCTGTGAGAGCTCACATGTCATTTTGTggcaaattcaaatccaaccCTGCAGTTAGAGTAGCAGATGGGATGAGGCAGATGCTTAGGAGAAGATCAGACATGtcctcatcaccatcatcttcCTCACCAAAGAAGTATACAAGATCAGCAAGCACATCCCAAGTGGgtgattcttcttctttctcattgTACTAA